The proteins below are encoded in one region of Micromonospora sp. DSM 45708:
- the def gene encoding peptide deformylase yields the protein MTVQPIRLFGDPVLRTPADPVVDFDAELRKLVADLTDTMREQNGAGLAAPQLGVSLRVFTFDVDDMLGHLVNPVLEFPDAEEQDGPEGCLSIPGLYFDTKRRQNVIAKGFSAHGDPVQIVGTGLMARCVQHETDHLDGVLFVDRLDPAGRKEAMKAIREAEWYDQGAPPTVKLSPHSLNNPFGLGR from the coding sequence GTGACCGTTCAGCCCATCCGTCTGTTCGGCGATCCGGTGCTGCGCACGCCGGCCGACCCGGTGGTCGACTTCGACGCCGAGCTGCGCAAGCTGGTCGCCGACCTGACCGACACGATGCGTGAGCAGAACGGCGCCGGCCTGGCCGCGCCGCAGCTCGGAGTGAGCCTTCGGGTGTTCACCTTCGACGTCGACGACATGCTCGGCCACCTGGTCAACCCGGTGCTGGAGTTCCCCGACGCCGAGGAACAGGACGGCCCGGAGGGTTGCCTCTCCATCCCCGGGCTCTACTTCGACACCAAGCGCCGGCAGAACGTGATCGCCAAGGGCTTCAGCGCCCACGGCGACCCGGTGCAGATCGTCGGCACCGGCCTGATGGCCCGCTGCGTGCAGCACGAGACCGACCACCTCGACGGGGTGCTCTTCGTCGACCGGCTCGACCCGGCCGGCCGCAAGGAGGCCATGAAGGCGATCCGCGAGGCCGAGTGGTACGACCAGGGCGCCCCGCCCACGGTCAAGCTGAGCCCGCACAGCCTCAACAATCCGTTCGGCCTGGGACGGTGA
- a CDS encoding cytochrome P450, translated as MSPAGRVDPYPTYERLRAHGPVVRAGPVFFVVTGYAEADEILRDARFGVMDDGLRDQFMPGWRESPAALSISRSMLRTNPPDHSRMRRLAAGAFTPRRIAAMRGVVETQADALVDAMLAAGRGGAPVDFMAAFAYPLPVGVICALLGVPAADRPLFRRWATDLTGVLEPEITPDELAVADRGAAELRAYFTDLVEARRRVPADDLTTALVQAHDAGGERLSGDELLANLIVLLVAGFETTTNLLGNGLVALLGHPDAAAALRAHPEFAPGYVDELLRYDSPVQLTSRMSTAPSRHGGVDLPSESWVIVMLGAANRDPRRFPEPARFDPWRPQVHPLSFGAGPHYCLGAALARLEAQVAFPLLLRRLPELALAGRPERRVRLTLRGYATLPVTPGPEAAPITVAGTPPGAAGPTP; from the coding sequence ATGTCCCCCGCGGGTCGGGTCGATCCCTACCCGACGTACGAACGGTTGCGGGCGCACGGGCCGGTGGTCCGGGCCGGCCCGGTCTTCTTCGTGGTGACCGGTTACGCGGAGGCCGACGAGATCCTGCGCGACGCCCGGTTCGGGGTGATGGACGACGGCCTGCGGGACCAGTTCATGCCCGGCTGGCGGGAGAGCCCGGCGGCGCTGTCGATCTCCCGGTCGATGCTGCGCACCAACCCGCCCGACCACAGCCGGATGCGGCGGCTGGCCGCCGGCGCGTTCACCCCGCGCCGGATCGCCGCCATGCGCGGCGTGGTCGAGACGCAGGCCGACGCGCTCGTCGACGCCATGCTGGCCGCCGGTCGGGGCGGGGCGCCGGTCGACTTCATGGCCGCGTTCGCGTACCCGTTGCCGGTGGGGGTGATCTGCGCGCTGCTCGGCGTGCCGGCGGCGGACCGGCCGCTGTTCCGGCGGTGGGCCACCGACCTGACCGGCGTGCTGGAGCCGGAGATCACACCGGACGAGCTGGCCGTGGCCGACCGGGGCGCGGCGGAGCTGCGCGCCTACTTCACCGACCTGGTCGAGGCCCGGCGCCGGGTCCCCGCCGACGACCTGACCACCGCGCTGGTCCAGGCGCACGACGCCGGCGGCGAGCGGCTGTCGGGTGACGAGCTGCTGGCCAACCTGATCGTGCTGCTGGTGGCCGGCTTCGAGACCACCACCAACCTGCTCGGCAACGGCCTGGTGGCGCTGCTGGGCCACCCCGACGCGGCGGCGGCGCTGCGCGCGCACCCGGAGTTCGCCCCCGGGTACGTCGACGAGCTGCTGCGCTACGACTCGCCGGTGCAGCTCACCTCCCGGATGAGCACAGCGCCGTCCCGGCACGGCGGCGTCGACCTGCCGTCGGAGAGCTGGGTCATCGTGATGCTCGGCGCGGCGAACCGGGATCCCCGCCGGTTCCCGGAGCCGGCGCGTTTCGACCCGTGGCGTCCGCAGGTCCACCCGCTGTCCTTCGGCGCCGGGCCGCACTACTGCCTCGGCGCGGCGCTGGCCCGGCTGGAGGCGCAGGTGGCGTTCCCGTTGCTGCTGCGCCGGCTGCCCGAGCTGGCGCTGGCCGGCCGGCCCGAGCGGCGGGTCCGGCTCACCCTGCGTGGCTACGCCACGTTGCCGGTCACGCCGGGGCCGGAGGCGGCGCCGATCACCGTTGCCGGTACGCCGCCGGGGGCGGCCGGGCCGACTCCGTAG
- a CDS encoding RsmB/NOP family class I SAM-dependent RNA methyltransferase: MSGPERPVEGERPRGYDRGAGDRPRGPGRAGDRPYRGGGERRGGQRPVRPTVDLPRHVAYEALAAVHRDDAYANLVLPAMLREAGLSGRDAAFATELTYGTLRHTGTLDAIVTDAAGRDVQRIDPPVRDALRLGAYQLLHTRVPAHAAVSSTVDLVRMVGPGATGFANAVLREIAGRDADAWVAKLAPAEGVDPVGHLALAYSHPQWIVRSFAEALGGDLGETTRLLIEDNERPPVHLCARPGRADAVALADEVGGAPGAFSPYAVYLSGGAPGDLAAVADGRAHVQDEGSQLVADALANAPVDGPDGRWLDLCAGPGGKSGLLGALAAQRGARLTAVEVAEHRARLVEQATRGLPVTVLHLDGRDVGGDPKLPEGHFDRVLVDAPCTGLGALRRRPESRWRRQPADLPPLTRLQRELLTAALRAVRPGGVVAYVTCSPHVVETHVTVTEASRRCGFPVDFVDARPLLPAGMPGLGDGPTVQLWPHRHGTDAMFLAVLRRG; the protein is encoded by the coding sequence GTGAGCGGGCCGGAGCGGCCCGTCGAGGGTGAGCGCCCGCGGGGGTACGACCGTGGCGCCGGCGACCGGCCGCGTGGTCCGGGTCGCGCCGGTGACCGGCCGTACCGGGGCGGTGGCGAGCGGCGGGGCGGGCAGCGTCCGGTCCGGCCGACGGTGGACCTGCCCCGGCACGTCGCGTACGAGGCGCTCGCGGCGGTGCACCGCGACGACGCGTACGCCAACCTGGTGCTCCCGGCGATGCTGCGCGAGGCGGGGCTGAGCGGGCGGGACGCCGCGTTCGCCACCGAGCTGACCTACGGCACGCTGCGGCACACCGGCACGCTGGACGCGATCGTCACCGACGCGGCCGGCCGGGACGTGCAGCGGATCGACCCGCCGGTGCGGGACGCGCTGCGGCTGGGGGCGTACCAGTTGCTGCACACGCGGGTGCCGGCGCACGCAGCGGTGTCGTCCACCGTGGACCTGGTCCGCATGGTGGGGCCGGGCGCGACCGGGTTCGCCAACGCGGTGCTGCGGGAGATCGCCGGCCGGGACGCGGACGCCTGGGTGGCGAAGCTCGCCCCGGCCGAGGGGGTCGATCCGGTCGGTCACCTGGCGCTGGCGTACAGCCATCCGCAGTGGATCGTCCGGTCGTTCGCCGAGGCGCTCGGCGGTGACCTGGGGGAGACGACCCGCCTGCTCATCGAGGACAACGAGCGCCCGCCGGTGCACCTGTGCGCCCGGCCGGGGCGGGCCGACGCGGTGGCGCTGGCCGACGAGGTCGGCGGCGCGCCCGGCGCGTTCTCGCCGTACGCGGTCTATCTGTCCGGCGGCGCGCCGGGTGACCTGGCGGCGGTCGCCGACGGGCGGGCCCACGTGCAGGACGAGGGCTCCCAACTGGTGGCGGACGCGCTGGCGAACGCGCCGGTGGACGGCCCGGACGGCCGCTGGCTGGACCTGTGCGCCGGTCCGGGCGGCAAGTCCGGCCTGCTCGGCGCGCTGGCCGCGCAGCGCGGGGCGCGGCTGACCGCGGTCGAGGTGGCGGAGCACCGGGCCCGGCTCGTCGAGCAGGCGACCCGTGGCCTGCCGGTCACGGTGCTGCACCTCGACGGGCGTGACGTCGGCGGTGACCCGAAGCTGCCGGAGGGGCACTTCGACCGGGTGCTGGTGGACGCGCCGTGCACCGGCCTGGGCGCGTTGCGTCGCCGGCCGGAGTCCCGCTGGCGCCGGCAGCCGGCGGACCTGCCGCCGTTGACCCGGTTGCAGCGCGAGCTGCTCACCGCCGCGCTGCGCGCGGTCCGTCCGGGCGGCGTGGTGGCGTACGTTACCTGTTCGCCGCACGTGGTGGAGACGCACGTGACGGTGACCGAGGCGTCCCGGCGGTGCGGTTTCCCGGTCGACTTCGTGGACGCCCGCCCGCTGCTGCCGGCCGGCATGCCGGGTCTGGG
- the fmt gene encoding methionyl-tRNA formyltransferase — MRLVFAGTPAVAVPALDAIAASGHELLAVVTRPDAPAGRGRGLVRSPVGAWADAHGVEVLTPARPREPEFLDRLRALAPDCVPVVAYGALVPPVALEIPRHGWINLHFSLLPAWRGAAPVQHAVLHGDELTGASVFQLEAGLDTGPVFGTVTDEVRPADTSGDLLDRLAHSGAGLLVAVLDAIGAGTARAEPQPADGVSLAPKLTVDDARVRWTDPAFAVDRRVRACTPAPGPWTTFRDDRVKLGPVTPLANGPELKPGELLVEKSQVLVGTATGPVRLGEVRAAGKKAMSAGDWARGARVAAGEVFA; from the coding sequence ATGCGCCTGGTCTTCGCCGGCACGCCGGCGGTCGCCGTACCGGCCCTGGATGCGATCGCCGCCTCCGGCCACGAGCTGCTCGCCGTGGTGACCCGCCCGGACGCCCCGGCCGGCCGGGGCCGGGGGCTGGTCCGCTCGCCGGTCGGCGCGTGGGCCGACGCGCACGGCGTCGAGGTGCTCACCCCGGCCCGGCCGCGCGAGCCGGAGTTCCTCGACCGGTTGCGCGCGCTCGCGCCGGACTGCGTACCCGTGGTCGCCTACGGCGCGCTGGTGCCGCCGGTGGCGCTGGAGATCCCCCGGCACGGCTGGATCAACCTGCACTTCTCGCTGCTGCCCGCGTGGCGGGGCGCGGCGCCGGTGCAGCACGCCGTGCTGCACGGCGACGAGCTGACCGGGGCCAGCGTGTTCCAACTGGAGGCGGGACTCGACACCGGGCCGGTCTTCGGCACGGTCACCGACGAGGTCCGGCCCGCCGACACGTCCGGCGACCTGCTGGACCGGCTCGCCCACTCCGGCGCGGGGCTGCTGGTCGCGGTGCTCGACGCGATCGGCGCCGGCACCGCGCGGGCCGAGCCGCAGCCGGCCGACGGGGTCTCGCTGGCGCCGAAGCTGACCGTGGACGACGCCCGGGTCCGCTGGACCGATCCGGCGTTCGCGGTGGACCGGCGGGTGCGGGCCTGCACGCCGGCGCCCGGCCCGTGGACCACGTTCCGTGACGACCGGGTGAAGCTCGGCCCGGTCACGCCGCTGGCGAACGGCCCCGAGCTGAAGCCGGGGGAGCTGCTGGTGGAGAAGTCCCAGGTGCTGGTGGGCACCGCGACCGGGCCGGTGCGGCTCGGCGAGGTGCGGGCCGCCGGCAAGAAGGCCATGTCGGCCGGCGACTGGGCGCGCGGCGCCCGGGTCGCCGCGGGCGAGGTGTTCGCGTGA